Below is a window of Dictyostelium discoideum AX4 chromosome 1 chromosome, whole genome shotgun sequence DNA.
TCGAaggtgaattatttaaaattcaagTTTCAACAAAAtctataatattaaaatcaacttttaatgataaaattaatttattgcCAAATGAAAAAAGTTCAGGATTTTtagatgaaaaaaataatttattttatttagcTTCTACTTTATTTAATAGATCAATTCAAATTTCTATATTTTCTGcaatagatttaaaatttttaacatCAATTTTTgtaagttttattaataattttttatatattgaataattattaatttttttatactttATAAATATAGATATATAACGAAAATATACCATTTAATGagaattgtttatttttagataatgaattaaatttatattttatttcaacaaatagtatttataaattaaaatatgatgATAGAAgtgttaatttaaaaattattcaaaatgaaattttaccaACAGATTGTATTATACCAAGTTCATCagtatataatttaaatagaaatttattattattaggatGTACATCAAAATATGGTACATTgtatgaaattaatatgaaGAATTTATCAACAATAGAATcacatatttattattatggtGAAGGAATTGAcacattattaattggtccaaaaaatagtttttcatttttagaaGGTACTCAAAACTATCCATATCATTTAGTATCATTTACATTTAGAGATATTGAATCAAGTGTATATAGAAATCGTGAAACTTATTTTGGTAAACCAATTAGTGCATCATCAGATAATGAAAGATTTgctctttttattttttcacatgatatattattattggatttAACTGATAGTACCGGTAATTATCCATatgatattgattatttagaAGAAGTTATTGGTTTATCAAGTGTATATAATTCAAAAGATAACACAAtaacaatttcaacaaattcatcaaGAATTTTTTTCTATCAAATTCCAATAACCACACCACAAGATTCAATACAAGTTGAATCATTCTTTATGATAacaccattattaattgtattattaattttaataatattttcaattaaattaatttattcaaaatgttgtaaaattagaaatgatcaagatgaagatgatcgcgatgaagaagaaacaatattaaaaaatgaagaaatatcaaataaagaaactaataatataattgaattttataaaggagattataaattaattgaataaataaaaaaaacaaaaacctatatttattattattattattattatttatataaaaaaaaaaaaaaaaaggaggAGGAGGGGGTgtctaaataaaattgattgtattataaattattttgaatcagattctttttcttcacttttttcattttcagcttcattatcattttcttcttgattatttaaataattttcagTATTCATTGCATTTAAACCTAATTCATCATTTTGTTCATAGGTACGTTCATattcaacaatttttaattgtggATCATCATCTGGAGCgaataaattttgaatataaCTATTTGAAATTGGATCATCAAGTTCAATGGTAAAAGGTTTTTTACCAGCAATGAAAGAATCCAATTGAGAGGTGATCTCTTGATATCTAGCACGATTGGCAGGATCTGAACTATCACCACGGAAGAATGGATTCTTTTCCAATTCCTCTTTAATGATTGTGATTAAACCTTCGACAGTTGTGAATTTGCCACCTAATGAACCATGGGTAACTTCAATTTCCAATTCTGGTATGATAACATTTGCAGTGTCACTCTTTAAGATATCACGTGATAAATCTTCAACTGATTCAACACGTAATGTAATGGTTTTACCTTTTTCAGAGATAGCACCACCTGGTTTGATTTCATTGGTTTTATAACCACATTCATCACAACTGAAAGccattaataaaattgatttaaagtaTGGGATATCAGTTAAAACCATTTTACATTCACCCATTACACCACAATATGAACATTGATTTGGTAAACTATAAACTTCACGATCTGCTAAATCACCACTTGGAATTGAAACACTTGTTGTTGTAACtctttcattcttttttgaatcctcttgttgttgtttttgttgttcttcATTTATTCCTAAACCTAAACTTGCATTTTGTTCAGCTGTTCTTGTATAATTTgtaacttttaaatttgtatcTGCTTTTGGTGCATTTGGATTCTCAATAAAACTATTACCACTTGGATCAtcaacaataattttaaatggttCATCAACcattaataaattacttAATTTTGAAACAAATCCTAATAATTCTTCTTTACTTTCagtctaataataataataataataataataataataaaaattattaatttttaatttttaattattaattttaaattaattttaaaaacttacatGAATTTCTGAAGcatttgttaaatttgtaattgcTTCTTTTATAATACCTTCAATTGTATTTAATGAACCATTATTTGATGGTGGAATTTCAAAATCTAAAGATggaattgaaattgttgCTTTTTCCATTTTAACAATTTGTCTATTTAAATCAAGTTCTTTGGTTacatttaattcaatatgACAACCTTTGAGTTCATATGAACCACCACTTCTAACTTCACTACTTCTGAAACCACATTCTGGACAATGGAATGCAAAAACCATAATCTCTTTAAAGAATGGTACTTTAGTTAAAAGAATTCTAGTGATACCATTCTCTGCTTCACAATTAACACAATAACTTTCAATCTCTGTTACTTCATTTTCAtgtgaaatatttttaaattcttcttctttttcttcaatttttgtattttctaattttttattaattatctcttctgacatttttttatttatatatgtatatatatatatttattatatatatatatatatatataaaggTACTAGTatatttaacaaaaaaaaaaataaaataaaattaaaaattaaaaaaaaaaatttcggttcgttttgtgttttttcacaaaaaaaataaaaaataaaaataaaataaaaaataaaataaaaataaaaaaatgaaaattttgagaaaaaaaagagatcgatcttaaaaaatgaaaataaatattaacttatataattttatttgttttttttatttttttatttttttatttacatttatttttacaacacttattatttaatttttttttttttttttttttttaaaatagaaaattaaaattggttttttttttttttttttttttttttttttttttttttttttttttttatattatttacaaactacatccaatatttttatcaataacaTGATGAATTGGagttgattttttataatttggggaactaataatttttacatttaaattGAGTAGAGATTGTGGTAATATTCCTTCAAAACAAAAACCAAGTGTaacttgttttaaatttgttaaatGACTAAAGTTTGTGAGAAGTTGAGAATGTTTAATTCCAGAACTAACAGTTGAATATCTCGATGCATTATCGTGATAAATTGTCTTATGGCaaccaatttttaatattttcaaagaaGTTGGTAAAGGtgcatcattatttttactgATAAAATAATGTTGAAAAGATAATTCCTCCAATCCCATTGGAAAAACGCCATCTTGAATTCCACAACCAccattattgtattttttaccaaattcaattttcttTACACTATTTGGGAATGAACCTGGTGGAATTTTAGAgttaaattcatcattaaatattaCATGAGTTATTCCATTTGGAAtgatactactactattaccattaattaataattgacctttgaaattttgtttaaattttattataaaaccaTTTTCCAAAACAAATGAAGTagtatcattatttatttgatcaattttttgataatttatttcaaaatttgaagataaattattttgttttttttgataatttgtaTCAAAAATTGAACATAAATTATTATGTTTTTCTAAACGAGTACTAAGTGTTTCATAAATTggaatattttctttataaaaattataagtGTTTTCTGGTGAttgattaattattgatgatggtggtggttcCATTATTTGGTTTGGTaatgtttttataatttgatttggtGATAGTTTTTcagttaaaaaattatcttcataaattgtttcattatttttcaaaaaatcaatGTTTGAAACTTCATGAACTTCTGTTTTTATTGAAGATTGTGAACTATTTAATTGtggtttttcattttgttgCAATTGTGTcaaatattcatttaattttgatattgaTGGTTCTTTTAATAgaggttgttttttttcttgttctggttgttcttcttgttgttgttgttgttgttgttgttgttgttgttgttgttgttgttgttgttgttgttgttgttgtagttgttgtagttgtagttgttgttgtggctgtagttgtggttgtgattgttgtggttgaggttgtggtggttgaaCAAACCTTGGTGAGTTTTCATTTATAATGCtatattgtaattttttaattttcttataCTTTCTTTTTGTGTCTtgatctatttttttaaatttataataaaaaaatgaagatgGTATTAAAAGGCAACAAGccattaaaataaaagaaaaagcaATTAAATCCCCActaatttttgtttatttaaatgaattttagtattttagaaatttaaaataaaaaaaaaaaaaaaaataaaaaaaagacctACTATGAAATTTGAATGGTGCTATCAAAAGATAGTGTTTccatattaattaaatttttaaaaaatatttctacaaataaataaataaataaataaataaataaacaaataaataaataaataaataaatgaataaataaataaataaataattaattaaataaataaataaataaataaataaataaataaataattaaataattaaataaataaataaataaataattaaattgggtaaatatgaaaaaaaaaaaaaaaacaatattaaaaaaataaaaaaaaaaaaagaaactttaaataaaaaaaaaaagttattaaaataataaaaaaaaaaaaaagtttaatataaaaaaaatgaaatttttgtAGATTGGTTTGACAATATTGggtaatataaaaaaaaaaaaaaaaaaaaagggggttTTGGTGTGATCTCCCACATATTGGagaaaatttgatttaaagaaaaaaaaaaattggatttaaaaaaaaaaaaaaaaaaattttttttatttttggacaaaaaaaaaaaaaaaaaaaaaaagaaaatttaaaaaaaaaaaacctaaaaaaaaagtatttttaaaacaaaaggaaaaaaaaaagttatttttaaaagaaatggaaaaaaaaaaaaaagagttatttttattaatttattaaaatttttatatttatttttattttaattttatttatataatacaATTTTGGTTTGctcttttttctaaaaatcttttatcatcgtcaaaatatttatagttgctttttacaaaaattaaattcacaGATTTTGGaatattttccaatttttcattaaaacaatttccCATACTCAAATATTCAATATGTGTTGGAATTTTtccaactttttttaaaattggttcaTAACCACCACGACCACAATATCCGAAAAATTCATCTCTTTTTGCATATTGGATATAACAACCCAATTGTAATTTTCTCACTGATAAAGGAACGGTATTTTCATCTAATTCTCTGTGGAAACTATGACCAAAACCCAATTCTTCAATTTTTGAAGGCATTGAGTATTTTGCAAAATTACAACCACCATTGGTAAAAgaatttccaaaataaagttttaaaagatttggtGGTAATTGATCCCTTTCAATGGTTTGATTAAAATATTG
It encodes the following:
- the zpr1 gene encoding ZPR1-type zinc finger-containing protein; the encoded protein is MSEEIINKKLENTKIEEKEEEFKNISHENEVTEIESYCVNCEAENGITRILLTKVPFFKEIMVFAFHCPECGFRSSEVRSGGSYELKGCHIELNVTKELDLNRQIVKMEKATISIPSLDFEIPPSNNGSLNTIEGIIKEAITNLTNASEIHTESKEELLGFVSKLSNLLMVDEPFKIIVDDPSGNSFIENPNAPKADTNLKVTNYTRTAEQNASLGLGINEEQQKQQQEDSKKNERVTTTSVSIPSGDLADREVYSLPNQCSYCGVMGECKMVLTDIPYFKSILLMAFSCDECGYKTNEIKPGGAISEKGKTITLRVESVEDLSRDILKSDTANVIIPELEIEVTHGSLGGKFTTVEGLITIIKEELEKNPFFRGDSSDPANRARYQEITSQLDSFIAGKKPFTIELDDPISNSYIQNLFAPDDDPQLKIVEYERTYEQNDELGLNAMNTENYLNNQEENDNEAENEKSEEKESDSK